Proteins encoded in a region of the Frondihabitans sp. 762G35 genome:
- a CDS encoding FUSC family protein, with protein MPRPPIPLASRLRQPSRLPLLQVAKTSIAVVVAWLVAGALVHQPLPIFAAIAALLVVQPSINQSFGRGLERSVGVVLGVGLAYVVGVVLGHGSTWVVLVAIILALLLAWVIRLTPTSTTQVPISAMLVLSVGVVTPNYAVDRVIETVIGAVVALLVNALIVPPVLLGPAHLAVARLARDLGASLDDLAGALEEATGQSQLDAMLLRARELRGLQARAAVAVKTGEESLTLNPRASRQRRILEADRLLLASLSNLVHRVVAMTRTLRDNYDPALVDDAVVSGIARELRRAAHDVRLLVHDREEEAAGGSGTDAPETDLPALTAPLEVVRPDPDHWILIGSMLEDLRRVREELQGG; from the coding sequence GTGCCGCGTCCTCCGATCCCCCTGGCCTCCCGCCTGCGTCAGCCGTCCCGGCTGCCGCTGCTGCAGGTCGCCAAGACGTCGATCGCCGTCGTGGTCGCCTGGCTCGTCGCCGGCGCCCTCGTGCACCAACCGCTGCCGATCTTCGCCGCCATCGCGGCGCTCCTCGTCGTCCAGCCGAGCATCAACCAGTCGTTCGGCCGGGGCCTCGAGCGGAGCGTCGGAGTCGTGCTCGGCGTGGGTCTCGCCTACGTCGTCGGAGTCGTCCTCGGGCACGGGTCCACCTGGGTCGTGCTCGTGGCGATCATCCTCGCCCTGCTGCTGGCCTGGGTGATCCGTCTCACCCCGACGTCGACGACACAGGTGCCCATCTCCGCGATGCTCGTCCTGTCGGTCGGGGTCGTGACGCCGAACTACGCGGTCGACCGCGTCATCGAGACCGTCATCGGCGCGGTGGTCGCCCTCCTCGTCAACGCCCTGATCGTGCCGCCGGTGCTGCTCGGGCCCGCGCACCTGGCCGTCGCGCGGCTGGCCCGCGACCTGGGCGCGAGCCTGGACGACCTGGCGGGCGCCCTCGAGGAGGCGACCGGGCAGTCGCAGCTCGACGCGATGCTCCTGCGCGCCCGGGAGCTCCGGGGGCTCCAGGCGAGGGCCGCCGTCGCGGTGAAGACGGGCGAGGAGAGCCTCACGCTGAACCCGCGCGCGAGCAGGCAGCGGCGCATCCTGGAGGCGGACCGGCTCCTGCTGGCCTCGCTCTCGAACCTCGTGCACCGCGTCGTCGCCATGACCCGCACGCTCCGCGACAACTACGATCCGGCGCTCGTCGACGACGCCGTCGTGTCGGGGATCGCTCGGGAGCTGCGTCGGGCGGCGCACGACGTCCGGCTGCTCGTGCACGACCGCGAGGAGGAGGCCGCCGGGGGTTCCGGCACCGACGCGCCCGAGACGGACCTCCCCGCCCTCACCGCGCCGCTCGAGGTGGTCCGCCCCGACCCGGACCACTGGATCCTGATCGGTTCGATGCTGGAGGATCTCCGACGCGTGCGCGAGGAGCTGCAGGGCGGCTAG
- a CDS encoding phosphotransferase enzyme family protein, whose translation MWPNSGEILPAAFADSGVTVVSFRPHSVEPSGGGFLFGYEVDTVDAAGSQSTVLTFIDTDPASVEASRTAGGSVVPDPQTGRPVRVWAYPADPALPALALVTYPERVTELLDGLGIRVTEPLLEVAAYRPGKRAVIRVDARERTLFLKVVRPSRAEPIAEQHEAFTARGLPVPGVLAALPDGLLVLERVAGVPAGTRVVQIAEGRGFVDQLVALGAAVASVDLDQRAQADALDNGAWHRRSLRSSLPERADDIERVYDEIEARASTWGADERQVVHGDLHLEQLFVDPDDPSRITGLLDIDTAGWGHPARDAGALIAHLVVTAQWHRGNSAGAEARACERIADEVVAAWTRRFPGLADRLAPTIASQLLAHAGGQATLGTDLARTKALQLLDAAAGTLWPRRPDQDPGEPPSLASRGTSD comes from the coding sequence GTGTGGCCCAATTCCGGAGAGATCCTCCCCGCAGCGTTCGCGGACAGCGGGGTCACCGTCGTGTCGTTCCGCCCCCACTCCGTCGAGCCCTCGGGAGGGGGATTCCTCTTCGGCTACGAGGTCGACACCGTCGACGCGGCGGGGAGCCAGTCCACCGTGCTCACCTTCATCGACACGGACCCCGCCTCGGTGGAGGCCTCGCGCACCGCGGGCGGCTCGGTGGTACCCGACCCGCAGACCGGCCGGCCCGTCCGCGTCTGGGCCTACCCCGCGGATCCTGCGCTGCCGGCCCTCGCCCTCGTGACCTACCCCGAGCGCGTGACGGAGCTGCTCGACGGGCTCGGCATCCGCGTGACGGAGCCGCTCCTCGAGGTCGCCGCCTACCGCCCGGGCAAGCGCGCGGTGATCCGCGTGGACGCCCGCGAGCGGACCCTCTTCCTCAAGGTCGTCCGTCCCAGTCGCGCGGAGCCGATCGCCGAGCAGCACGAGGCCTTCACCGCGCGCGGGCTCCCGGTGCCGGGCGTCCTCGCGGCGCTGCCCGACGGGCTGCTCGTGCTGGAGCGCGTCGCAGGCGTCCCGGCGGGCACGCGGGTCGTCCAGATCGCGGAGGGACGCGGTTTCGTCGACCAGCTCGTGGCGCTCGGCGCGGCGGTCGCCTCCGTGGACCTCGACCAGCGCGCGCAGGCGGACGCCCTCGACAACGGGGCCTGGCACCGCAGGAGCCTCCGCTCGTCTCTGCCCGAGCGCGCCGACGACATCGAACGGGTCTACGACGAGATCGAGGCGCGCGCGTCGACGTGGGGGGCCGACGAGCGGCAGGTCGTCCACGGCGACCTCCACCTCGAGCAGCTCTTCGTCGATCCCGACGATCCGAGCCGGATCACGGGACTCCTCGACATCGACACCGCAGGATGGGGTCACCCGGCCCGGGACGCCGGCGCCCTGATCGCGCACCTCGTCGTCACGGCCCAGTGGCACCGCGGGAACAGCGCGGGCGCCGAGGCCCGGGCCTGCGAACGGATCGCGGACGAGGTCGTCGCCGCCTGGACCAGGAGATTCCCGGGACTGGCCGACCGGCTCGCGCCGACGATCGCGTCGCAGCTGCTCGCCCACGCGGGCGGGCAGGCGACGCTCGGCACCGACCTGGCCCGGACCAAGGCCCTCCAGCTCCTCGACGCCGCGGCGGGGACCCTCTGGCCGCGCCGTCCCGACCAGGATCCAGGCGAGCCGCCTAGCCTGGCGTCACGGGGCACGTCCGACTGA
- a CDS encoding FAD-dependent oxidoreductase — protein MTSSLWLDKVRTIPTDDFEPEARYDDVVVGGGLTGLVTALLFARRGHTVAVLEAGRVGGLSTASSSAMVSILQGAQLQKIRRRTYQGVVDAYVEGTREAFDWLIDYAEESGVDVERRDAFSYATSRAGLARVDAEYQVGRRAGLDLRKTVDVDMPFATLGAVRLRDQAQLDPVDLVAALVADLRALGGVIVENARVTGVHAGDPAVTTTLLGDVRSERVHLTTGAPILDRGLYFAKIAPRRSLGMALADVAPDHLPNALYQSVDEPQRSVRRYRDQLVVGGSAHGVGRARSELQLAEELERWAESHWPGARRRRVWSGQDYATPHGVPFVGWLPRGRRRVYLATGFDSWGMTGAVSAARMLVSDVVGDNSPWMTTLHHRITTPVAMASGLGENAAVAWWFARGWTKALTNPLEPGETPPEGRGLVGVEGLSPVARSTVDGETCALSAVCPHLGGIVSWNDLESTWDCPLHGSRFTADGRVIEGPTKNPMRPRRA, from the coding sequence ATGACGTCGTCGCTCTGGCTCGACAAGGTCCGCACCATCCCCACCGACGATTTCGAGCCGGAGGCGCGCTACGACGACGTCGTCGTCGGCGGCGGGCTCACCGGGCTCGTCACCGCCCTGCTCTTCGCCCGGCGCGGCCACACGGTCGCCGTGCTCGAGGCGGGGAGGGTCGGCGGGCTCTCGACGGCGTCCTCCTCCGCCATGGTGAGCATCCTGCAGGGGGCTCAACTCCAGAAGATCCGGCGCCGTACCTACCAGGGCGTCGTCGACGCCTACGTCGAGGGAACGCGCGAGGCCTTCGACTGGCTGATCGACTACGCCGAGGAGTCGGGGGTCGACGTCGAGCGCCGGGACGCGTTCAGCTACGCCACGAGCCGCGCCGGCCTCGCTCGCGTCGACGCCGAGTACCAGGTCGGCCGGCGCGCGGGGCTCGACCTCCGGAAGACCGTCGACGTCGACATGCCGTTCGCCACGCTCGGCGCCGTCCGGCTCCGCGACCAGGCGCAGCTCGACCCGGTCGACCTCGTCGCGGCGCTCGTGGCCGATCTCCGCGCTCTCGGAGGCGTCATCGTCGAGAACGCGCGCGTCACGGGCGTCCACGCGGGCGACCCCGCCGTCACGACGACGCTCCTGGGCGACGTGCGCTCCGAGCGCGTCCACCTGACGACGGGGGCCCCGATCCTCGACCGCGGCCTCTACTTCGCGAAGATCGCTCCGCGCCGCTCGCTCGGCATGGCGCTCGCGGACGTCGCGCCCGATCACCTCCCGAACGCCCTGTACCAGTCGGTCGACGAGCCGCAGCGCTCGGTCAGGCGCTACCGCGACCAGCTCGTCGTGGGCGGGAGCGCCCACGGGGTCGGCCGGGCCCGGTCCGAGCTCCAGCTCGCCGAGGAGCTCGAGCGCTGGGCCGAGTCGCACTGGCCGGGCGCCCGACGGCGACGCGTCTGGAGCGGCCAGGACTACGCGACGCCGCACGGCGTGCCGTTCGTCGGCTGGCTTCCGCGCGGCAGGCGCCGCGTCTACCTGGCGACGGGCTTCGACTCCTGGGGCATGACCGGGGCCGTCTCGGCGGCCCGGATGCTCGTCAGCGACGTCGTCGGCGACAACAGCCCGTGGATGACGACGCTGCACCACCGCATCACGACCCCCGTCGCCATGGCATCGGGTCTCGGCGAGAACGCCGCGGTCGCCTGGTGGTTCGCCCGCGGCTGGACCAAGGCGCTGACGAACCCGCTCGAGCCGGGCGAGACCCCTCCGGAGGGGCGCGGTCTGGTCGGCGTGGAGGGGCTCTCCCCGGTGGCCCGCTCGACCGTCGACGGCGAGACCTGCGCCCTCTCCGCCGTGTGCCCTCACCTCGGTGGCATCGTCTCCTGGAACGATCTCGAGTCGACCTGGGACTGCCCGCTCCACGGCTCCCGGTTCACCGCCGACGGACGCGTCATCGAGGGTCCCACGAAGAACCCCATGAGGCCCCGACGCGCCTGA
- a CDS encoding DEAD/DEAH box helicase encodes MARPGQRQSGGTRTASRSNHRRVRDLDNDGIIPVLAKAVREVEAGAQRGPVKPSGRTKFQVVALLMREERARVKADKTVSDADRAEQLKRLDGVATILAKAAARDTSLIALLAEEVVVSETARALKRDMLLAAGTELSPDDLIITSEPVAAPVQTERQVIPQSVISRQLANPFLAPDFALAEHRDVHPVRLANWELFGPLFKSFEYGSGGSAACMELPEPTTLRAAGGTEMMRHQAQVVQAAADGHRTFLLADEPGLGKTAQSLLAAQAAGAYPLLVVVPNVVKTNWAREVGLWTPNRTATVIHGDGDTIDGFADIVIVNYEVLDRHVGWLGDLGFRGMVVDEAHFIKNKESQRSRNVLQLSSRIRSRTAHPLLMALTGTPLINDIEDFRAIWQFLGWIDDKKPGPELMEALEETGLTPAEPGFFASARASVIDLGIVRRRKVDVASDIPARRIADLPVELEDEVGRSIREAERELARKLVARYQTALATRTSGVRVEGIDHDLVRQVAKWELEDGDGAKTGENVFSMVRRIGQAKAGLAADYTAQLARNVGKVVFFAKHIDVMDTAEETFAKRGIRYASIRGDQTPSVRQKNIDAFVNDPDVEIVVCSLTAAGVGLNLQVASNVVLAELSWTDAEQTQAIDRVHRIGQELPVTAWRVIAAQTIDTKIAELIDSKAGLAARALDGDDSEIVSSGDVQLGALVALLTDALAASPAARRAAPQRRR; translated from the coding sequence TTGGCTCGACCAGGCCAGCGCCAGTCCGGCGGTACCCGTACCGCCTCCCGTTCGAACCACCGTCGCGTCCGCGACCTCGACAACGACGGCATCATCCCCGTCCTCGCGAAGGCGGTGCGCGAGGTCGAGGCGGGAGCCCAGCGCGGCCCCGTCAAGCCCTCGGGGCGCACCAAGTTCCAGGTCGTCGCCCTCCTCATGCGCGAGGAGCGGGCCCGCGTCAAGGCCGACAAGACCGTCAGCGACGCCGACCGCGCCGAGCAGCTCAAGCGCCTCGACGGCGTCGCGACGATCCTCGCCAAGGCGGCTGCCCGCGACACCTCGCTCATCGCGCTCCTCGCGGAGGAGGTCGTCGTCTCCGAGACGGCCCGCGCCCTCAAGCGCGACATGCTCCTCGCCGCGGGCACCGAGCTCAGCCCCGACGACCTCATCATCACGAGCGAGCCCGTCGCCGCGCCCGTCCAGACGGAGCGCCAGGTCATCCCGCAGTCCGTGATCTCGCGCCAGCTGGCGAACCCCTTCCTCGCACCCGACTTCGCCCTCGCCGAGCACCGCGACGTGCATCCGGTGCGCCTCGCGAACTGGGAGCTCTTCGGCCCCCTCTTCAAGTCGTTCGAGTACGGCTCCGGCGGCTCGGCCGCGTGCATGGAACTCCCCGAGCCGACGACGCTCCGGGCCGCAGGAGGCACGGAGATGATGCGCCACCAGGCGCAGGTCGTCCAGGCCGCCGCCGACGGCCACCGCACCTTCCTCCTCGCCGACGAGCCGGGTCTCGGGAAGACGGCCCAGTCGCTCCTGGCAGCCCAGGCCGCCGGCGCGTACCCGCTGCTCGTCGTCGTGCCCAACGTCGTCAAGACGAACTGGGCCCGCGAGGTCGGACTCTGGACCCCGAACCGCACGGCCACCGTCATCCACGGCGACGGCGACACCATCGACGGCTTCGCCGACATCGTCATCGTCAACTACGAGGTGCTCGACCGCCACGTCGGCTGGCTGGGCGACCTCGGCTTCCGCGGGATGGTCGTCGACGAGGCCCACTTCATCAAGAACAAGGAGTCGCAGCGCTCGCGCAACGTGCTCCAGCTCTCGTCGAGGATCCGCTCGCGCACCGCGCACCCGCTCCTGATGGCCCTCACCGGGACGCCGCTGATCAACGACATCGAGGACTTCCGGGCGATCTGGCAGTTCCTCGGCTGGATCGACGACAAGAAGCCGGGGCCGGAGCTGATGGAGGCCCTCGAGGAGACCGGCCTCACCCCGGCCGAGCCCGGCTTCTTCGCCTCGGCCCGCGCCTCCGTCATCGACCTCGGGATCGTCCGCCGACGCAAGGTCGACGTCGCCTCCGACATCCCCGCGCGTCGCATCGCCGACCTCCCCGTCGAGCTCGAAGACGAGGTGGGACGCTCCATCCGCGAGGCCGAACGCGAGCTGGCCCGGAAGCTCGTGGCCCGCTACCAGACCGCGCTCGCGACCCGCACCTCGGGCGTCCGCGTCGAGGGGATCGACCACGACCTGGTGCGCCAGGTCGCCAAGTGGGAGCTGGAGGACGGCGACGGCGCCAAGACCGGTGAGAACGTCTTCAGCATGGTCCGCCGCATCGGCCAGGCCAAGGCGGGTCTCGCCGCCGACTACACGGCGCAGCTCGCTCGGAACGTCGGCAAGGTCGTCTTCTTCGCGAAGCACATCGACGTGATGGACACCGCCGAGGAGACGTTCGCCAAGCGCGGCATCCGCTACGCCTCGATCCGGGGCGACCAGACCCCGTCGGTGCGGCAGAAGAACATCGACGCCTTCGTGAACGACCCCGACGTCGAGATCGTCGTCTGCTCGCTGACCGCCGCGGGTGTCGGCCTTAACCTCCAGGTCGCCTCCAACGTCGTGCTCGCCGAGCTCTCGTGGACCGACGCCGAGCAGACGCAGGCCATCGACCGCGTGCACCGCATCGGACAGGAGCTGCCCGTCACGGCCTGGCGCGTCATCGCCGCGCAGACGATCGACACGAAGATCGCGGAGCTCATCGACAGCAAGGCCGGCCTCGCGGCGCGCGCCCTCGACGGCGACGACTCCGAGATCGTGTCGTCCGGGGACGTGCAGCTCGGCGCGCTCGTCGCGCTCCTGACGGACGCGCTCGCCGCGTCGCCCGCGGCGCGCCGCGCGGCGCCGCAGCGCCGCCGCTAG